The sequence below is a genomic window from Candidatus Cloacimonadota bacterium.
CATAGATTTTGAAGCTAATTTCTTCTCCGTTTGTATTACCCACGATATTGAAATACCAGAAGCCCGGATTTCCTGATTCCCAGCCTGCAATTTCTCGGCAATCATCGATTCCACCCGGACCGAAAGCTGCAGCCATATTTGTTCCAGAATTATCAAATGATGAATTATTGAAGATGATTGTGGTAAAAAGCACCATGGAATATTGAGTTCCAGTTATTTCCTGCCAGTTAGGAGGATCAGCAAAAATATTTAAGCTGATAAAACAGATAATAAATATCAGTATTATTTTCATGATTTTAAATGAAAATTTATAAAATCTCTCTCGAATAGATAATAATTCCCAGACCATATGAATACAGCCTGGGAATTAATTTTAACAATCTATTTCATCAAGAGACATTTACGGATTTCTTCGTGACCGTTCCACTTCAGTTTATAGAAATAAATTCCCGAACTTTGATCGCCGGCATTCCAAATGATATCATGGTTTCCAGCAGATTGCTGCCCATTAACCAATGTTTCTACTAACTGGCCTTTTGCATTGAAAATCTGTAGTTGAACTTTTCCGTCCTGTGGTAAATTATAGGAAATCAAAGTTTCCGGATTGAAGGGATTAGGATGGTTTTGAGCTACCTGGAATCGTTCTGAATTACTTGGAGTTATATTTTGCTTCTGGAAATTTATCTGGAATAATTCTCTGGGATTTCCGGTGATTTCATTTGGTTGATAAGTGATAGTTTCCTCTGAGAACAGAGTGGAATTCGAAGCATTATCGTACAATTTTAATCTTAAATTTTCGATTTCATCTCCGATGATAGTAAAATACCAGAGATCATTTTGCAGTGTTCCAATGCTGTGGCAAAGACCATCTTTATCAAAAATTCCAACAGAATAATTTTGATCATCTTTCAATTCTTCACCATTCAAATAAATCGAACTCATCAAGATCATATTGGAATCTGTTCCCGGCATCAATTGCCAGTTTGCCAGGTTGGAAGGATTAAGTTTGATCAGATTTTCGCGTGTTTCTTCTACATGCGGTGGATAATCCAGGAAAAGCGGATCGTCGGGTGTTATTTCGTCCGGCCAATAAAGAATGTAGGATATTCCGGGTTGCATGGTTGTAAGATCACCGATCCAACCTCCGTAATAAACAGCAGACTGGGTCTGAGTTTTGATCATAGTATCATCTACCACGCCGATACTTTCCAATGCTTCTTCCAGGGTCAATTCCGTTTGGGGTAGATAACTTATCCAATTGTAGAATTGCTGAAGTTGTATTCGATGTGTAAGAGGATTTATTTTTTCGCCGGAAAAGGTGTATCCATTGTATGAATTCAGCATATAAATTTTGTAACCTTCATAGTAGTTAAGAGAATCCAAACCTCCAAACCAATCGATCATAATCGGATCGTATTGGCCAAAATCGGTTTGAGATTTCACTTGTAAAATATCTGGAACTACTTCCAGAACATCAAATAAACCATCGATCAAGTAATCTGCTGGTTCCAGATTAAAAGATACCCAATTCCAATTATCCATCAGATCAAATTCCATATCATAAGAGGGTGAGTCGATTGTGAGATCAACTCCACTGGGATAAATCACGCAATCATCAAAAATAATTTCTTCATTACAATCTAAAATGGTATCGGTTTCTTCATTATAAAATTTAAACCAGATATTATCCAAGCCACTATCATTATCGCTGACGATGGTAATGTACCAATAACCGCCCAATGGCCAGTAATTTGTCCAGAAGACATGATTTCCACCTTCCCAGGTAGCAAGTCCCCGACATTCTTCGATCAGTCCAGTGGCCTGATCATAACCAAACGCTGCTAGCTGATTACTGCCTGTTTTCGACATGAATTCTCCATCATAAGTTACTGTGAAATAAGCTGTCATCACGTATTGCGTTCCAGTGATCGGCTGCCAGCCATCAATCAAGGTAAAATTGATATTGGGTGTCGTCTGGAAAGCAATCACTTGAATATCGCTTAGTATCATGGTCGAATAACCAGACAGGGAAGCGCTGACGTCATATGTTCCATTTAGAATATCTAACGAGTAAGTACCATCGGCAGCGGGAGAGACCGAAACTGTTCCTGCCGTGATGATAACATTTTCCACGTTTCCGGCACCTCCGAAAAGAGTTACAGTTCCTGTGATTGTTCCTTCATTCAATACCAGTGGCAGATAAAAATCGATTCCGGTTGTCTGCAGTCCCGATTCTACAACCACATCTTCCTGAATCTGCGTTTCATAGCCGGGAAGTTCTGCTGTAACATCATAAGTTCCAGGAGTGATTTCCAGAATATATTCGTAATACAAAATTGTACCTGGATTGAAAGGATCTTCTACTGGATAGGGATTTGTTATCAGGTTCCCCGCCGATACTTCCACGTTTTCCGGATTTCCGATTCCTTCTACTTCCACCTGACCGACAATTTCTCCAGGTGGTGGTGGAGAGAGAGTTAAGTTGATTACAACAAGTTCATTTTGAACAACTAAATTATCAAATCCACTCGAACTATAACCAGTCAATGTAGCAACCAGATCATAAGTTCCAGCCACCAGACTGAGCATATAGTTTCCATCTGCATCAGGATTCGTAGTATAAACAGTTCCGGGTGGAGTAGTTAAGGTAGCAGTTACCAAAACGTCTTCCACGCTTCCGGTTCCGCCATCCAGTGTTATAGTTCCGGTAATGCCGTTTTGTGCAAAGAAAAAAGCTCCCATATCGGTATTTGTGCCATCGGGATCCAGGGGACTATTGGGATCACCAGTATCGATACAGGGAGATTTAGTTTCATCGGGAGTGGGGATGTTTGCCCAAGTAAGTGAATAATCTCCGTTGGTTGGATCAGCAAAAAGCGGATCTTCATCGATACATCCAGTTCCAAAATAACTCTGTCCGGTAGCGGATTCCAAATCGGAATAAGTAGCCGATAACGAGGCAGTCGGTTCCAGATAGATATTATTTGTTGCATCTCCCCAAACAATAGAATTCAGTATAGTAATGTTAGAATTATAAAGTGCTGCAAGTCCAGAACCTGATTGATTGGCGACATTGTAGGCGATTGAACAATTTGTAATTTCCGGATTTGAACCGTTGAAAGCTGAAACACCGCCACCGTTCCATTCCGTAAAGTTATCTGCAATAAGTACATAGTTCAAGGTAGGATCGGAAGCATAGCAGTTGATTCCTCCACCATCATATTGAGAAACATTATCTGTGATTTCTACATTTTCGAATATAACATCAGAATAAGATATATACAAACCACCACCAGCACCGGATGCAACATTGTCATAAATTTTTGAATCGTAAATTTCAATATTTGAAGCATTACAATAAATTGCACCTCCTGTTGTAGCGGAATTGTTATTAAAATTGCAATTATAAAATTCAGGTACCGAATTGTAACAATAAATTACTCCTCCGCGGTAGTCCGATCCAGATCCAGTAGCATTACCATATTCAAAATTACAATAATGGAATTGAGAAGGGTCCAGTCCATTTGTGTATGTATCATAAAATCTTAATCCATGCCAACCTTCTGTGGTATTTAGAGCCGTAAATGTAATTGAATTACCATCAACTCCGTTCGCTAAAATTCGACCATAAACATAGAATTTGTAATATCCGGAAAATTGG
It includes:
- a CDS encoding carboxypeptidase regulatory-like domain-containing protein, which produces MKRVYSVIIIICSFAFLAAQTNIPAGVLIDLDWTAAESPYIIDGEIELASGDQLVIDAGVDIQFSGYYKFYVYGRILANGVDGNSITFTALNTTEGWHGLRFYDTYTNGLDPSQFHYCNFEYGNATGSGSDYRGGVIYCYNSVPEFYNCNFNNNSATTGGAIYCNASNIEIYDSKIYDNVASGAGGGLYISYSDVIFENVEITDNVSQYDGGGINCYASDPTLNYVLIADNFTEWNGGGVSAFNGSNPEITNCSIAYNVANQSGSGLAALYNSNITILNSIVWGDATNNIYLEPTASLSATYSDLESATGQSYFGTGCIDEDPLFADPTNGDYSLTWANIPTPDETKSPCIDTGDPNSPLDPDGTNTDMGAFFFAQNGITGTITLDGGTGSVEDVLVTATLTTPPGTVYTTNPDADGNYMLSLVAGTYDLVATLTGYSSSGFDNLVVQNELVVINLTLSPPPPGEIVGQVEVEGIGNPENVEVSAGNLITNPYPVEDPFNPGTILYYEYILEITPGTYDVTAELPGYETQIQEDVVVESGLQTTGIDFYLPLVLNEGTITGTVTLFGGAGNVENVIITAGTVSVSPAADGTYSLDILNGTYDVSASLSGYSTMILSDIQVIAFQTTPNINFTLIDGWQPITGTQYVMTAYFTVTYDGEFMSKTGSNQLAAFGYDQATGLIEECRGLATWEGGNHVFWTNYWPLGGYWYITIVSDNDSGLDNIWFKFYNEETDTILDCNEEIIFDDCVIYPSGVDLTIDSPSYDMEFDLMDNWNWVSFNLEPADYLIDGLFDVLEVVPDILQVKSQTDFGQYDPIMIDWFGGLDSLNYYEGYKIYMLNSYNGYTFSGEKINPLTHRIQLQQFYNWISYLPQTELTLEEALESIGVVDDTMIKTQTQSAVYYGGWIGDLTTMQPGISYILYWPDEITPDDPLFLDYPPHVEETRENLIKLNPSNLANWQLMPGTDSNMILMSSIYLNGEELKDDQNYSVGIFDKDGLCHSIGTLQNDLWYFTIIGDEIENLRLKLYDNASNSTLFSEETITYQPNEITGNPRELFQINFQKQNITPSNSERFQVAQNHPNPFNPETLISYNLPQDGKVQLQIFNAKGQLVETLVNGQQSAGNHDIIWNAGDQSSGIYFYKLKWNGHEEIRKCLLMK